Within the Bombyx mori chromosome 24, ASM3026992v2 genome, the region TATAAGAACACAGAAAAGGGTGTTGCTGCCGGGAGCCGGGAGAATGCTCAAGCCTTATGATGAGAGGATATGCAGGGCGCCGGGAGATAAATTGTACGGGTCCGAGGTGGAGCAGCTAGGAGTCAGTTAGAGTCCAATGCTGAGGAGTTCATTCACCCATGCTACGTAAGACGTCATGACCTACTTATACGTTGACAGTAAATACGTGCTTACTGCAATGTAAGTTTTTGCTctgatattgtaataattttttttacgttattttaatgttctatattgtatgttattattaagttcatgcgGAATTTCTTTATATTCAGTTTAAAGAAATTATGTCACAACAATTGCGAGATTTACATGctaatttagaatatttaagAGAATATATTATAGTAAAACTTGGTCCAAATAGGCGTACAGAGGATTTAGGTTTTAAAAAACTAGAGGAAGCTCAAAAAGAATATAGTAAATTGGAGTGTATTTTGACTCatttgaatcaagaaattcaggatcagaaattagataaaaaatCTTGTGAGATTTTCCAAACATTAATTGATGAGATACGgcataattttaagaaaataaagagTTTATTTTCTTTGAGAGATAGTAGTAGTCAAACTAGTTCTAAAGATTTGATAGAATATTCTGATTGTACTACAAAAATGTCAGACTCATTTGATATTAAAACTGCAATTTCCCTGTTGCCGGTAATGAATGGCCAGGAGCAGGTGACAAATCAACTTATCGATGGTATTCTTCTTTATAGCTCGCTCATCAATGATGAcagtaaaagtaaattaatagaTTTCGTATTAAAAACACGTCTCTCACCTAGTGCAAAACTGCGCCTTAAAGCTAAGTATACTGACATCGAAAGTTTGGTAGGAGATATTCGCGTTTATTTGTTACCGAAAAAATCGGCTGTAGCATTACAAACCCAATTATTTAGAGTTACTCAAGGTCGTAGGACTATAGAAAAATTTGGTTCTGAGATTGAGGAGTTGTTCGTAAATCTCACGATTGCTCAGGCTAACGAGAAGCGCGATGCATATGAGGTATTGCGTCCCCTCAATGAGAAGACTGCAATTAAAAGGTTTAGCGATGGTTTGGCCGACAGAAGGCTCAGCACTATCATCGCCTCGCGACAATTTGCGTCCTTATCTGAAGCTATTACAGCTGCTGTAGACGAGCAATCTATGTCTTTCCACCCACAAGAGCAGGTTATGCAATTTAGAGCTAACCAAAATGTTAGACGCGGCGGAAACTACAGAGGTTTCCGAGGCCGAGGAGATAgccatttttataacaataagacaaattataatcgtaactataattgttatgaaaatagtacAGGTCAACGAACTTCACATATCGTAAATCGAGGTAAACACTCAGGCGATCAACGCCGGCGTCAGCATTTTCGCGGACGGCCGATGCATTATCAGCGTGTACAGCATAATACGCAAGAGTCCAATGTCCAAGACAACTTGCGCAACGATAACacaaataattatgacaacttagagttttttcgtacctaaacagtgcactcattcgatttttagttatagtaatttttgtgtaattaagtgtcaacttaaaaatagtaatatcgatcttaatttattaatcgatagtgGAGCTAGTTTATGTGTAATCAAGTATGAATGGTTGTCGCGACATaagaaattattgaatttagtaCAACAGGATAAGATAGTTATCGAAGAAATTAGTGGTAATTTAGAGTCGatgggatatatttatttaaatattataattaatcatgtGAATTTTGCTCAACGCAGTTGCAGATGCATTGAGCCGGATACCTATTACATCGAACAGCTTAAAGGAaatgcaacagcatgtagtatcgGTCATGACAAGAGCACATGCTCGTAGGTTACGTATTGACTGTGACAACAATAATATGACTACGGAGGTATcctctactccaaggcctgatcaacctaaagtagtggaaatcctcaaacgaccaattgacggcgttgaattgattctattttgtaataaaaatacattaaaacagatagaaaaattaaaacattttactagtgataatggtaactgcaaattcgtggctgaaaaatcagcaatttttataatttctcaatcgttgtctaccgtaagtgtgttaatgagagaattataacgtttttgcaagcaaatcaaaataaacgagctcgtaataattaaaagcaagcgctatgaacgatttgtaaacaattttataaaggaaaTGCGCTAttgaaagattttcccaagTTACTTGTTATTAAAGATGTGACAAGAATTACTGACAAAGACACAAAGACTGTGATCCTAAACGACTTCCACCTGTTACCCACGAGTGGTCACGCGGGGGTAAacagaatgttaaataatattaggaagtattattattggccaggaatgaccaatgaaatatcagaatacgtaaagaaatgtaaaagttgTCAGATTCAAAAGCATTCCAATAGCCGTACAAAGGAGCCAATGGTTATCACATCCACGGCATCCACTGCTTTTGAGAGagttattttagatttaatggggttattagatgtagataattttaaaggataataaagcataaagataataaagcattcataaaaataatacaaagaagtttgtaacttaaaatattgttttattggatttttgttagtaaagtatgaaatttaataatattttgtgtaatttagtttaagtaaaaaaaaaaagtaatgatgtaataatatctttttttttaaaaagggggaggtgtagtgtgcagctcacctaaccttatatttgtaactgcacacactaaattataacagtattacacgaattgtcgacttgaacagttctcttttatttcacctacaacactccaatacaatGTTACGCGCATGGACGAAGTTCACGTTTTGTGCCTTGCAGACACGGGATACGCGGTCCTATCTTGTAGGATGACCGGCGGCAGCGCGGCAATTATGCGGACGGGCGCGGGATTGGGGTTACGCAGTGGGGGAGTCGGGCGTGATTACGGTCTTAggccgcgacgcgttcgcggccttgggTTGTTTCGGCGCCGTGGACGGTTCCACagcgcgggcgcgttttttgCCGCGCGCGACGGTGGTGAACCCGTCCGAGGTTCCCGGTTGCGGACTCGCGGCGGACTCGTACTCCATTTCCGACTCGATGTCGGAGCCGGAGCTAGCGGCCTCGGATGACGCGATCGATGCGGGCGCGGGGGGAAAGCGGTGACTCGAGAATCGTCGGGACCTTCGCGGCGGCGGCGATCGATGCGTGGGGCTGGGTCGACAAGCTGGCCTTGTAGGCCCTAAACGGACTCATAATGTCCGGGCAAAATTCCCGGACGAATTGGACGAACATCGCGGGGTCGTCGTCCGCCATGTTGATTTCGGTTGCccagggggggcgtccccgggacttaatgtaactcgccgaaaggcgagtcccctgaatGGGAATTGACCCCTGCGCTGTACTAGCCAGCAGTTAATTGCAGGGGgggatgcctatgccgtgaaaactgCAATCAGCTGGGATTGGGGTGGAAAAATATGGGAAGGTGGGGCCCAACTAGGTTGTGAGAATATGCCACAACAAGCGTTGAACGTAGTGGGATTTTTGTCTTGAAAGagacagttttaaaaaaaaaaaaagtgaaaaatgtGAGGTTTGGAGTTTTCGTTCGCAAAACGAAACAAAACCGGATTGTGCATTTATGATTTAGAGGTCACTACGCTAGCGACTAtgttacatggataccaaacaATGTCGCGATGACAGCGACAATGTTGTGCACTCAGATCCACCAGACAGCAGAGATACATCATTCCGCTCGCAACGCCAACAAGTCAGGACGTGTTTATGTGAAATAATTGTCGCTGTCGTCGCAACTTTGTTTCAAGTGTGCACAACATTGTCGCTGTCATCGCGATATTGTTTGGTATCCTTGTAGCATAGTCGCTAGCGTAGTGACCTCTAAATCATAAATGCACAATCCGGTTTTGTTTCGTTTTGCGAACGAAAACTCCAAACCTCacatttttcacttttttttttttttaaactgtctCTTTCAAGACAAAAACCCCACTACGTTCAGCGCTTGTTGTGGCATATTCTCACAACCTAGTTGGGCTCCACCTTCCCATATTTTTCCACCCCAATCCCAGCTGATTGcagttttcacggcataggcatcccCCCTGCAATTAACTGCTGGCTAGTACAGCGCAGGGGTCAATTCCCattcaggggactcgcctttcggcgagttacattaagtcccggggacgccccccccccCGGGCACCTCTCCAACGATGTGTGATGAAGACGACCCCGCGATGTTCGCGAAATTCGTCCGGGAATTTTGCCCGGACATAATGTCCAAATTCCGGACCTATAAGGCCAGCCTAAAAACGAACGCACCGATCGCCGCCGCCGCGAATGTACCCGAGTAGCCGCTTCCTCTTCGCGTGCCAAAGAAACCGCGACGGAGCCACCGAGCTGCGTACTCTGCCAGAAGCAGGGTCACACGGCCAACTACTgtggatgccccaaggccctGCGCGCCGAAACCTGCTTTCGTGGCggctccggtgcccaccgtcttcGCGTAGGCTaaaccgctgccgctcacgATGGCAGGTGAGCCATCGGCACCCCAACCCCGGtacgcgccccagcccctgctcgcgccccagcccctgctcgcgcccGTTCCCGCGCGCCCCCCACAACCGACTTCTTGTTAGTGCGCGACTTCGTAGCCGCGCTAAACTACGACCGTCTGAGATCGTTCGCGGAAGCCATTCGCAGGGCAACTACGGCCGACGAACGCCTTACCGCGACCTTCGaacacatggacgtttacgagtccagTCAGTGTACGCTCGTCTaataccggtaaccaatggcgtgCAACGGTCGAGAAAAACCCCTTTCTTTcaagttagcattctacaatgctaaagGACTCGGGCGTCAGAGCGACCAAGTTtatgagtttctccgcgataatctcattgacatccttctggtgcaggagaccttcctaaagccctcgcgtcgcgaccccaaagtcgcgaattacgtcatggttaggaatgataGACTCTCCGCCCCCAAGGGCgtgactgtcatttactataggagggccctgcactgcgtccctctcgatactccctcgctcttacatatcgaggcgtcagtgtgccgtatcgcgctgacgggacaccagccgatcgtcatcgcatccgtctacCTCCCTCCTGAGCAGTaacctcgagacactgctcggtatggggaacgcagtcattctggcaggcgatttaaattgccaccacactaggtggaactgccatcgcacgaatgcgaacggtaggcgtctcgacgcgttcatacacgacctcacattcgaaatattcagcCCTctgacccccacgtgctatccgtacaacgccgcgcgtcgtgcgagcacaatagatctagcactgctgaggaacgtaacgcgcttgcgctccatcgaggcaatgtcagaactcgactcagaccaccgacctgtcgtcatgcagctcggtcgcccactcaaccgcgaaccagttacgaggaccatggtggattggaagaagctgggcacgtgcttagctgatgccgctccaccaattCTCTCctctgcggcccggattcaactccatccacCGAAGACACAGtagaatccataaacatctttactgatcacgtctcgaccgCGATCATAAGGTTttcgaaacaagtcgatgtggaggactgcttcctccgcatcagactttcccccgagctTAGGGATCTCTTAAGAgtcaggaacgcggcaatccagGCCTACGATAGAATCAGATATctcacggattcaaaccggattcggatgcgtcgtctacagcgggagGTTAAATCCCGcgtaagcgacgcccgaaatgagaattgggatagttacttagaagaactcgcgcccactcaccaagcatactgacgactagctaggaccctcaagtccgaaactatcgtcactatgccgcctctagtacgcccctcaggccatccaccggcttacgatgacgatgacaaggcagagttgctggccgatgcactgcaagagcagtgcaccaccagcactcaatacgcggaccccgaacacacagagttagtcgacagggagatcaagcgcagagcttcccctgccgccctcggacgcgttaccccccattaccacttccgaggttaaggaggcgatcgcTAACCTGCCacccacggaaagctcccggctccgacgacattcgcaaccgcgcgctaaaaatGTTACCaacccaactgataacgatgttggccaccatcttaaatgctgctatgacgaactgcatctttcccgcggcgtggaaagaagctgacgttatcggcatacacaacaagccgggcaaaccgaaaaaCGAAACCGCTAGGCACTCCTATATTATACAGttgaacgccttcgctatatcgaagaagaggacTCCTGTATACACaatataccgataacgtccgcttctttccacaccgcgggaaagatgcagtgcgtcatagcggcatttaaaatagtagtcaacattgctatcagttgggctggtaaaaGTTTTAGGGCGCGGTTGCGggtgccgtcggagccgggtgcttTCTttggttggaggttgtggatcgcgtctttaacttcgtcagtggtaatggggggtaacgcttCCTaaggcggcagggaagctctgcgctcgatcTCCCTGTcgactcggtgtgttcggggtccgcgtgttgagtgctggtggtgcactgctcttgcagtgcatcggccagcaactctgccttgtcatcgtaagccggtggttggcctgaggggcgtactagaggcggcatagtgacgatagtttcggacttaaggggcctagctagtcgccagtttgcttggtgagtgggcgcgagttctaaGTAACTATAccaattctcatttcgggcgtcgcttaggcgggattTAACCTCCCGCTGTAgtcgacgcatccgaatccgctttgaatccgtgggatatcgatcgtaggcctggattgccgcgttcctgacTCTTAAGAGATCCCTAagctcgggggaaagtctgatgcggtggaagcagtcctccacatcgacttctttggaagatcttatgatcgcggaagagatgcgatccgtaatgatgtttatggattcgactatGTCCTCGGGGAATGTAGTTGAATCCGGGtcgcaggggaggattggtggagcagcagcagctaagcacgtgcccagcttcttccaatccaccatggtcctcgtaactggttcgcggttgagtgggcgaccgagctgcatgacgacaggtcggtggtctgagtcgagttctgacattgcctcgatggagcgcaagcgcagagttacgttcctcagcagtgccagatctattgtgctcggacgacgcgcggcgttgtacggatagcacgtgggggtcggggggttgaatatctcgaatgtgaggtcgtctatgatcGCGTCGAGatgcctaccgttcacattcgtgcgatggcagttccacctagtgtggtggcaatttaaatcgcctgccagaatgactgcgtcccccataccgagcagtgtctcgaggttACTGCTCAGGAGGGAGgtagacggatgcgatgacgatcggctggtgtcccgtcagcgcgatacggcacactgacgcctcgatatgtaagagcgagggagtatcgagagggacaaggtgcagagcccgcctatagtaaatggcagttcccgcctttggaggtagtgagtctgtcattcctaaccatgacgtaattcgcgactttcgggtcacgacgcgagggcttcaggcaggtctcctgcactaaaaatatctacaagattgtcgcgaaGGAATTCATAAATTTgttcgcgttgccgcgcgagtccgttagcattgtagaatgctaacgtaagggaatgtGGTTTCTCTCTACCGTTTCGCGCCATCGATTACCGGTAAGATTTATAAAGTACgggccacggactcgtaaacgtccatgtactCGAACGCGGCTGCgagccgcgagccgctgttcgggggttaccgccCTTCgaatcgcgtctgcgaacgatcgcagacgttTGAGGTTGACcgtggtgacgaagtcgcgcacgagcgcgaagtcgttgacagctgagggttgcgggggacggaacgcgggcgcggggggaggTGTGAACAgaggctggggcgcggggcgtgtcgcgagcgggggctgggGTGCACTTAGTGTTCCCGACTttgtatacggcagcggtttttccacgccgagacggtgggaaccgcagccggtacggtacggaaggcgggtttcggtgcTGAAGACGCCGAAGTCTAGGGGCTAACGGTTCGGGGGGGCTGGGTAGTTCGGGCGTTTGCGCAGAGCCTTagggcatccgcggtagtttgctGGGTGCCTTTGCTTATGGCATAAGACGCAGCTTAGGGGTcgcggtcgcggtttccctaactcgcAAGCACTCTGTtgttgcgtgatcgccgaggcatttcacgcagcggggacgcgcgtggcagttacgcgcggagtggccataaagttggcacctgtggcactgcccgggagtgccacgtctatgggggcttcgatggtgaccccggataggccgcaaactGTCGAGAGACATGCGATcatctttttggcctccggggttgattctaACGCGATGAGAATCATGTTGTTCGGCTATTTGTcgcgtccgctgtgcatccggtgcacactaactatcgggagggactgagcggtcagatcctcatTGACGTACACGATGTCGAGTTCCTTCGGgactccgcgtagtaatacgcggagctcgcggtcctcctgaagagcacaGGTCGGAGGTAAGCGGAGAGGGCTCTATgggcgcggggccggggcgggGCGCGTACCGGGTTTGGTGCCGATGGTTTACCTGCTATCATGAGCGGCAGCGGCTTAGCCCACGCgaagacggtgggcaccggagccGGCACAAAAGCAGGTTTCGGCGCACGGGGctccgaagtctttgggccaacGGTTTTGGGGGGCGCGTTGGCCGGGCGCTTCCGCGGTAGTTGGCCGTCTGACCCTGCTTCCGGCAAGGTACACAGCTCGGTTGCTGGGTCGCGGTCTCCTTGACTCGCGGGCAGTCGACGGGCGCGTGGTCTTCCAGACACTTAACGCATTGCGGTCTCGCATTGCAGTTCCGCGCGGAATGGCCGTACAGTTGACAGCGGTGGCACTGTCCGGGAGCGCCACTTTTGTAGGGGGCCTCTAACGTGACCCCCGACAGGCCGCACACGGTGCGGAGACATGAGGCAATTTTCTTGCCCTCCGGCGTGGGTTCAAGTGCGACGAGCACCATGTCGTACGCGAATTTATCGCgaccgctgtgcatccggtgcacacttatgATCTGGTAGGTCTGACCTACCAGACCAGTCTTGAtttgctcgacgtcgagctctttggGCACTCCGCGTATTACGACGCGGAGTTCACGCTTCTCCTGGAGCGCATAGGTATGATACCTTATGCGTTCCTTACGGAGATACGCGCTCACCGACCTGTGATCGCCGGGCGTGGCCACCTTGATCTGGATTCGATGCGGGATATTCCTCGCATGGAcgacattaattttattgaccTTAAGAGCCAGGGACACGCGATCCGACGATGATTTTTCCCGAAGGatgaccggcggcggcgcggcgatTTTCCGAACGGGCGCAGGTTTGGGtcgcggcgacggggttgcgcggcgaggggagtcggaGGAGACCACGACCTTGGgtcgcgacgcgttcgcggccttgaGTTGTTTCGGCACCGTGGACGGTTCCACAGCGCGGGCGCGTTTCTTTCCGCGCGCGACGGTCGTGAACCCATCGGAGGTTCCGGGTTCTGGGCTCGCGGCGGACTCGAACTCCATTTCCGACTCGGTGTCGGAGCCGGAGCCGGCGGCCCCGGAGGACGCGATAGATAcagcgggcgcgggggtggggggtggAAAGCGGTGACTGGGATAATCGCGGCGGCGGCGGACGATACATCGGGGTTTGACCCTAAGCTGGCCTTGTAGGCCTCAAAACGGGACATAATGTCTGGGCAGATCTTTCGCACGAATTGCGGAACAGCGCGCTGTTTGCGTCGCTCATCCTTGGTTGTGTTCCCGGTGGGGGGGGGGCGTCCTCTGGTCTTAAGgtaactcgccgaaaggcgagtcccctgagtaggaatttaccccctgcgctgtaccagccagcagtgatttgcagggggggatgcctatgccgtgaaaacagCAATCAGCTGAGATTGGGGTGGAAAgttgggaaggtggggccccactaGGTTGTGAGAAATGCCACAACAAGCGTTGATCGTAGTGGGGGTTTAGTCTCGAAAGAGATTGTTTttgaaagaataaataaataaaaataataaatgacaaTGAAAAATGAAAGTGAAATGAAATCTGAGATTGGCGTTTTCGAATGCACAACAACGAACTCGAACTGCTTTTACGATTCAAGGTCGCGACGCCTGCGACAGTGCGTCAGGAATGCACAACAATGTTGCGATCGACGCGACAACGACAATGTCGTACAACCCAAAACACAAgatcgcgacggcagcgacaattTCTCGCAAAAACGCGTCCGGACTCAATGGCGTTGCAATCGGAACTGGAGAATCTTCTGATTGAGGCAATTCCGTTTGCAACGCTGTCGAGTCCGGACGTGTTTTCTCGAAAtattgtcgctgccgtcgcgatcGTGTGTTTTTGTTTACACGACATTGTCGCTCTCGCGTCGATCGCGATTTTGTTGTGAATTCCTGACGCACTGTCGCTGGCGTCGCGATTTTGAGTCGAAAAAACGCAATTCGTGTTCGTTTTAGTTTTGCATACGAAAACgccaattcatttcatttttatcgtcCACGCATTTTGtcatctattattttatttatttatattttttttaaaacagtctctttcgagactaaccccccactgcgatcaccgcttgttgtggcaattctcacaacccagtggggccccaccttcccaactctccaccccaatcccagctgatttccgttttcacggcataggcactcCCCCCCTTGCTAGCTGGTACAGCGCAGGGGGTATaactcctactcaggggactcgcctttcggcgagtttgcCTTAactcccggggacgccccccccgggcaaaacAAACCATGGAAGAAGAGCTAGTAGGCTAATATCTCGATTCGAGGCCTACAAGGCCAACCTAGACGCGCCGGCACTCCACGACTCTCCGCTGTCACCCCCCGCGCCGACACTCCGCGACTCGCCGCTatcgccccccacccccgcgcccgcggtATCTATCGCGTCCTCCGAGGCCGCcggctccggctccgactccgagtcggaaatgGAGTTCGAGTCGGCCGCAAGCCCGGAACCAGGAACCTCCGATGGGTTCACAACCGTCGTCGCGCGCGGTAAAAAACGCACCCGCGCCGTGGAGCCGTCCACGGCGCCGAAGCAAcccaaggccgcgaacgcgtcgcgacCTAAAGTCGTAGTCTccccgactcccctcgccgcgcaaccccgtcgccgcgaCCCCAACCCGCGCCCGTCCGCAAaattcccgcgccgccgccggtcatCCTTCGGGAAAAATCGTCGTGGGATCGCGTATCCCTGGCCCTTAGGGCCAATAAAATCAATGTCGTCCATGCGAGGAATATCCCGCATGGAATACAAA harbors:
- the LOC110386639 gene encoding uncharacterized protein LOC110386639; the protein is MSQQLRDLHANLEYLREYIIVKLGPNRRTEDLGFKKLEEAQKEYSKLECILTHLNQEIQDQKLDKKSCEIFQTLIDEIRHNFKKIKSLFSLRDSSSQTSSKDLIEYSDCTTKMSDSFDIKTAISLLPVMNGQEQVTNQLIDGILLYSSLINDDSKSKLIDFVLKTRLSPSAKLRLKAKYTDIESLVGDIRVYLLPKKSAVALQTQLFRVTQGRRTIEKFGSEIEELFVNLTIAQANEKRDAYEVLRPLNEKTAIKRFSDGLADRRLSTIIASRQFASLSEAITAAVDEQSMSFHPQEQVMQFRANQNVRRGGNYRGFRGRGDSHFYNNKTNYNRNYNCYENSTGQRTSHIVNRGKHSGDQRRRQHFRGRPMHYQRVQHNTQESNVQDNLRNDNTNNYDNLEFFRT
- the LOC134201187 gene encoding uncharacterized protein LOC134201187, which codes for MTGGGAAIFRTGAGLGRGDGVARRGESEETTTLGRDAFAALSCFGTVDGSTARARFFPRATVVNPSEVPGSGLAADSNSISDSVSEPEPAAPEDAIDTAGAGVGGGKRLAFSNAQQRTRTAFTIQGRDACDSASGMHNNVAIDATTTMSYNPKHKIATAATISRKNASGLNGVAIGTGESSD